The following proteins are encoded in a genomic region of Gossypium hirsutum isolate 1008001.06 chromosome D05, Gossypium_hirsutum_v2.1, whole genome shotgun sequence:
- the LOC107903144 gene encoding amino acid permease 6 isoform X1 translates to MFVEKIPGDYENGDVNKNLDDDGRVKRTGTWVTASAHIITAVIGSGVLSLAWAVAQLGWVGGPAALVVFSFITYFTSTLLADAYRAPDPVNGQRNYTYMDAVRAYLGGRKVQLCGLAQYMNLTGITIGYTITSSISMVAVKRSNCFHKHGHHAKCETSNYPFMVIFGCIQIVLSQIPNFAKLSWLSIIASVMSFAYSFIGLGLSIAKVAGGEEDVRTTLTGVVVGVDVSGSEKVWRTLQAIGDIAFAYSFSNVLIEIQDTIKWSPVVPENKSMKRATAIGVSTTTIFYVLCGLVGYAAFGNDAPGNFLTGFGFYEPFWLIDFANICIAIHLLGAYQVFAQPLFGFVEGWCSRRWPGNRFITSEQAVRVPFYGVYYINLFRLVWRTTYVIVTALVAMLFPFFNNFLGLIGAGSFWPLVVYFPIEIHIAQTKMAKYSFKWMWLKILTWACLIVSLIAAAASIQGLIQSLQAYKPFQLQD, encoded by the exons ATGTTCGTCGAGAAAATCCCAGGAGATTATGAGAATGGTGATGTCAACAAGAACTTGGACGATGATGGTCGTGTCAAAAGAACCG GGACTTGGGTAACTGCAAGTGCTCATATTATCACTGCTGTGATCGGGTCAGGAGTGCTATCGCTTGCATGGGCGGTTGCTCAGTTGGGTTGGGTGGGTGGTCCGGCTGCTCTAGTGGTTTTCTCCTTCATCACTTACTTCACCTCTACTCTCCTTGCTGATGCCTATAGGGCTCCTGACCCTGTCAATGGACAAAGAAACTACACTTACATGGATGCTGTTAGAGCTTACTTGGGAGGAAGAAAAGTCCAGCTTTGTGGATTGGCTCAGTACATGAATCTTACTGGAATAACCATTGGTTACACTATCACTTCATCTATTAGCATGGT GGCGGTGAAAAGGTCGAATTGCTTCCACAAGCATGGGCATCATGCGAAATGCGAGACATCAAACTACCCATTCATGGTCATCTTCGGCTGCATTCAGATAGTTCTGAGCCAAATCCCCAACTTCGCCAAGCTTTCATGGCTGTCAATCATAGCATCCGTCATGTCTTTCGCTTATTCTTTTATTGGCCTTGGACTCTCCATTGCCAAAGTTGCAG GTGGGGAAGAAGATGTAAGGACAACCTTAACAGGAGTGGTAGTAGGGGTGGACGTGTCGGGGTCTGAAAAGGTTTGGAGGACACTCCAAGCTATAGGGGACATTGCCTTTGCCTATTCTTTCTCCAACGTCCTCATCGAGATTCAG gACACAATCAAATGGAGCCCAGTAGTACCGGAGAACAAATCAATGAAGAGAGCAACCGCTATTGGAGTATCAACAACAACTATATTTTATGTACTTTGCGGCCTTGTTGGTTATGCAGCCTTCGGAAACGATGCACCCGGGAATTTCCTTACTGGCTTCGGCTTTTACGAACCCTTTTGGTTAATTGACTTTGCCAACATTTGTATTGCCATTCATCTTCTTGGTGCATATCAG GTTTTTGCCCAACCGTTGTTCGGGTTCGTGGAGGGCTGGTGCTCGAGGCGATGGCCGGGTAACAGGTTCATTACAAGTGAACAGGCTGTAAGAGTTCCATTCTATGGTGTGTATTACATCAACTTGTTCAGGTTGGTTTGGAGGACCACGTACGTTATTGTAACGGCATTGGTAGCCATGCTTTTTCCTTTCTTCAATAACTTCTTGGGTCTTATTGGAGCTGGCTCGTTTTGGCCATTAGTAGTCTATTTCCCAATAGAAATACACATTGCACAGACGAAAATGGCTAAGTACTCGTTCAAATGGATGTGGCTCAAAATACTGACCTGGGCCTGCTTGATTGTTTCACTCATTGCTGCTGCCGCTTCTATTCAAGGACTGATTCAAAGTCTCCAGGCATACAAGCCCTTTCAGCTTCAAGATTAA
- the LOC107903144 gene encoding amino acid permease 6 isoform X2, with amino-acid sequence MKKKSYLQDQSPFNNYENGDVNKNLDDDGRVKRTGTWVTASAHIITAVIGSGVLSLAWAVAQLGWVGGPAALVVFSFITYFTSTLLADAYRAPDPVNGQRNYTYMDAVRAYLGGRKVQLCGLAQYMNLTGITIGYTITSSISMVAVKRSNCFHKHGHHAKCETSNYPFMVIFGCIQIVLSQIPNFAKLSWLSIIASVMSFAYSFIGLGLSIAKVAGGEEDVRTTLTGVVVGVDVSGSEKVWRTLQAIGDIAFAYSFSNVLIEIQDTIKWSPVVPENKSMKRATAIGVSTTTIFYVLCGLVGYAAFGNDAPGNFLTGFGFYEPFWLIDFANICIAIHLLGAYQVFAQPLFGFVEGWCSRRWPGNRFITSEQAVRVPFYGVYYINLFRLVWRTTYVIVTALVAMLFPFFNNFLGLIGAGSFWPLVVYFPIEIHIAQTKMAKYSFKWMWLKILTWACLIVSLIAAAASIQGLIQSLQAYKPFQLQD; translated from the exons ATTATGAGAATGGTGATGTCAACAAGAACTTGGACGATGATGGTCGTGTCAAAAGAACCG GGACTTGGGTAACTGCAAGTGCTCATATTATCACTGCTGTGATCGGGTCAGGAGTGCTATCGCTTGCATGGGCGGTTGCTCAGTTGGGTTGGGTGGGTGGTCCGGCTGCTCTAGTGGTTTTCTCCTTCATCACTTACTTCACCTCTACTCTCCTTGCTGATGCCTATAGGGCTCCTGACCCTGTCAATGGACAAAGAAACTACACTTACATGGATGCTGTTAGAGCTTACTTGGGAGGAAGAAAAGTCCAGCTTTGTGGATTGGCTCAGTACATGAATCTTACTGGAATAACCATTGGTTACACTATCACTTCATCTATTAGCATGGT GGCGGTGAAAAGGTCGAATTGCTTCCACAAGCATGGGCATCATGCGAAATGCGAGACATCAAACTACCCATTCATGGTCATCTTCGGCTGCATTCAGATAGTTCTGAGCCAAATCCCCAACTTCGCCAAGCTTTCATGGCTGTCAATCATAGCATCCGTCATGTCTTTCGCTTATTCTTTTATTGGCCTTGGACTCTCCATTGCCAAAGTTGCAG GTGGGGAAGAAGATGTAAGGACAACCTTAACAGGAGTGGTAGTAGGGGTGGACGTGTCGGGGTCTGAAAAGGTTTGGAGGACACTCCAAGCTATAGGGGACATTGCCTTTGCCTATTCTTTCTCCAACGTCCTCATCGAGATTCAG gACACAATCAAATGGAGCCCAGTAGTACCGGAGAACAAATCAATGAAGAGAGCAACCGCTATTGGAGTATCAACAACAACTATATTTTATGTACTTTGCGGCCTTGTTGGTTATGCAGCCTTCGGAAACGATGCACCCGGGAATTTCCTTACTGGCTTCGGCTTTTACGAACCCTTTTGGTTAATTGACTTTGCCAACATTTGTATTGCCATTCATCTTCTTGGTGCATATCAG GTTTTTGCCCAACCGTTGTTCGGGTTCGTGGAGGGCTGGTGCTCGAGGCGATGGCCGGGTAACAGGTTCATTACAAGTGAACAGGCTGTAAGAGTTCCATTCTATGGTGTGTATTACATCAACTTGTTCAGGTTGGTTTGGAGGACCACGTACGTTATTGTAACGGCATTGGTAGCCATGCTTTTTCCTTTCTTCAATAACTTCTTGGGTCTTATTGGAGCTGGCTCGTTTTGGCCATTAGTAGTCTATTTCCCAATAGAAATACACATTGCACAGACGAAAATGGCTAAGTACTCGTTCAAATGGATGTGGCTCAAAATACTGACCTGGGCCTGCTTGATTGTTTCACTCATTGCTGCTGCCGCTTCTATTCAAGGACTGATTCAAAGTCTCCAGGCATACAAGCCCTTTCAGCTTCAAGATTAA